In Actinomadura luteofluorescens, the sequence CGTAGATCATGTCGTAGGGCTCGGCCGAGGTCCCACCCGCGTCGACCGCTCGCCGCGCCGCCGCATCGGCGTCGTCCACCTGGAACAAGGTCCCCCAACGGGACTTCGTGGCCTTTGGGTCACCGGCGATGCCGCCGATCTCGTGGCCATCCGGTCTGCGCAGGAACGTGAAGTCGAGCTCAGGCATGTCCGGGTTGGCATCCAACGTGTAGCCGAAGACCGCGACGTAGAAGTCGCGCGCGGGCCCGGATTCCGCGGTGACCAGGTCGTTGCGGAGCAGGGCGTTCGGCTCGTTGACGATCTCGCAGCCGATGTGGGCACCGGCCTGCCACAGTCCACACTGCGCACCGGTGGTGTCCTTGATGATCGCCGTCCGGCCCTGGTCCAGCACGTCCATCGGACCGGTGATGATCGAGCCGCCCGCGTCCCGCGCTCGGGCGGCCGCGGCGTCACAGTCATCCGTCGCGAAGTAGACGTTCCACCAGAAGTCCGTGGCGTCGGGATCGGGGTTCGGCCTGATGGCCGCGACGGGTCTGCCCCGTAGCAAGCACTGGGTGTAGTGGCCGAACTCCGCCGGTCCCACATCGAACTCCCAACCGAACAACGCGCCGTAGAAGGTCATCGCGCGGTCGAGATCCGGGATGCCCAGGTCGATCCAGGTCGGTGTGCCAGCCGGCTGCGTGGTGGTCAGCTCGCTCATCGTCTCTCCTTGTCGTGTCCCCATCTTGTCCCGCATGACCCCGGAACCTAAAGCACCGGTGTAAACCCAGCTCACACCGACGTGGGCTGCCCCCTCCCTCACTTGCACTTCGGGCCGCGCATAGGCCGTGACGTCGTAGCCGCGCTCCAGGAGTTCGACGACGGTCAGGGAGCCGATCGCTCCCGTCGCGCCGAAGACGGTGACGGTCATGCTCAGAACGACCAGGGACCGAACCGGGCCACGGCCACGAAGGCCGCGACGACGAACAGCACGCCGGGGAACGCGATGGCGCCGGGCTCGTGGCGGCGGCGGTGGGCGTTCATCGCCAGGAGCATGGTGATTGCCAGGCCGGTTGCTGCGAGCGGCGTGAGGATCGGGGCGATGTCCAGAGCGGCCGGGAGGATCAGGCCGATCGCGCCGAGGAACTCCGCGGTGCCGATGAAGCGCACGGTGCCGGTCGAGTAGTC encodes:
- a CDS encoding VOC family protein → MTVTVFGATGAIGSLTVVELLERGYDVTAYARPEVQVREGAAHVGVSWVYTGALGSGVMRDKMGTRQGETMSELTTTQPAGTPTWIDLGIPDLDRAMTFYGALFGWEFDVGPAEFGHYTQCLLRGRPVAAIRPNPDPDATDFWWNVYFATDDCDAAAARARDAGGSIITGPMDVLDQGRTAIIKDTTGAQCGLWQAGAHIGCEIVNEPNALLRNDLVTAESGPARDFYVAVFGYTLDANPDMPELDFTFLRRPDGHEIGGIAGDPKATKSRWGTLFQVDDADAAARRAVDAGGTSAEPYDMIYGRVANITDPFGTEFDVGAAMTS
- a CDS encoding DoxX family protein, translating into MNVFLWVLQGILAAMFLMAGVMKTTQSKEKLLEKLPWVEDYSTGTVRFIGTAEFLGAIGLILPAALDIAPILTPLAATGLAITMLLAMNAHRRRHEPGAIAFPGVLFVVAAFVAVARFGPWSF